The segment GAGCCGCATTCAGCCGAGGTGGCACAGGTCGCGGCCAGAGACAGGATTGAACTGTTGCTGCACCTGCCCATGGAGCCCAAGGCCTATCCCGAGGTAAACCCGGGCCAAGGCGCATTGTTCACCACCATGGGGCCTGACGAAATTCGACAGGTGCTGACGACAAATCTGGAGCGTGTCCCCGGGGCAGCGGGTGTGAACAACCACATGGGTTCCAAATTCACCCAAACCAGCAAAGCCATGGCCGTTGTCATGCAAACGCTCAAGGGACGAAACATGTTTTTTCTGGATAGCCTGACGGCTCCGCGCAGTGTTGGTGCGCGCGAAGGTCTGGCCGCGGGACTATCCGTTTACAAACGCAATGTCTTCCTGGACAACATACGGGATACAAACGCCATCCTTCGCCAACTGGAGAAGGCAGAGCGTATCGCTGCCACAACCGGGCAGGCAGTGGCCATCGGGCACCCCTACCCGGAAACACTGGCGGCACTGAAGACATGGGGGGAACGGCAGAACCGAACTGTACGGGTCGTGCCGGTCCGGGAACTCAAACCTCTTCAACCATAAGACGGAGTCCGCAATGAAACGTTTGTCGATCCTTATTGCAGTCCTGCTCATGAGCCTCATGTGCACAGCGGCATGGGCCAAGACCTACACCATTTCAGTCAACCAGTTCGTCGAGCACCCGGCCTTGGACGCCGTACTCAAGGGTCTTCAGGATTCCCTGAAAGAGCAGGGCCTGGAGGTGAAGTACAACGTGCATATCGCCCAGGCCAACATGGCCACTGCCAACCAGATTGCCCAGTCCATTGCCGGTGAAAATCCCGACATGGTCGTGGCCATTGCCACTCCCTGCGCCCAAGCCTGTGCGCAGATCGTGAAGAAAGCCCCGCATATGGCCAAGGTGCCGCTGCTGTTCTCCGCCGTGACCGACCCCAAGGGTGCCGGTCTGGTCAAGGATCTCAACCACCCCGGCGGCAATATCACCGGTGTGTCTGACATGACCCCCGTGGACAAGCATCTGGCCATGATCATGGAGACCGTCCCCGGCCTGAAGAGCCTGGGTGTGGTTTACAATTCCGGTGAAGCCAACTCCAAGACCCTGGTCAACATGCTGCGCGAGGCCTGTAAGGCAAAGGGCGTTTCCCTCGAAGAAACCACTGCCTCCAAGACATCCGACGTTTACCAGGCCACCAAGAGCCTTGTGGGTCGCACCCAGGCCGTCTACGTGCCCACTGACAACACAGTGGTCTCCGCCCTGGAATCCATGGTCAAGGTCTGTGAGCAGAATCATCTGCCCCTGTTTGCTGCGGATGTGGATTCCGTGCCGCGCGGAGCCGTTGCTGCCCTCGGATTTGACTACTACCTGCACGGCAAGCAGACCGGCGCCATGGCTGGTCGCATCTTCGGCGGCGCTTCTGCTGCAACCACCCCCGTGGAGTTCCAGGAAGGCATGAGCCTGCACCTGAACCTGAAGGCCGCCAAGGCCCAGGGGCTGGTCATTCCCGAGGCCGTGATGGCCAAGGCTGACAAGATCGTCGAGTAGCCCAAACTTGCACTCCCTGAGTATTCAAGGTAAGGGCGCGTTCAACCGCGCCCTTCACCTTTTAGAGGAAATCATACATCGCAATGAGCCTATTCGCACTGCTAGGAGCCCTGGAACAAGGGCTCGTCTACGGAATCATGGTCCTGGGGGTCTATCTGACCTTCCGTATTCTGGACTTCCCGGACCTCACAGTTGACGGCAGCCTGCCTCTTGGTGCCGCTGTCTCTGCCGTATGCATTACCAATGGAATGCACCCTGTGGCCTCGCTGGGAATGGCCATGGGAGCCGGTTTTCTGGCAGGAGCCATGACCGGCATCCTGAACACCAAGCTGAAAATCCTGCACCTTCTGGCCTCCATCCTGACCATGACCGCGCTGTATTCGATCAACATTCGCGTCATGAGTGGTCCCAACGTTTCCCTCCTCGGCGTGGACACGGTCATCGACCCACTGATCAATGCCGGTTTACCCGGATACTGGGCTTCGCCCGTGCTGTTCGGTGGCTTTGTGATTGCCGTGGTCATGGGGCTGATCTGGTTCCTGTACACGGAGATCGGGCAGACCATGCTCGCCACGGGTGACAATCTGCAGATGATCACCAGCCAGGGTGTGGACACCCACAAGGTCATCATCTTCGGCGTGGGCCTGTCCAACGCGCTGGTGGCTCTGTCGGGCGCGCTCATCGCGCAAAATCAAGGTGCAGCAGATGTAAACATGGGTGTGGGCACCATCGTGGCCGGACTGGCGTCCGTCATCGTCGGCGAAACCGTTTTTGGTGCGGGCTCCGTGCCCCGCGCCATCGTCGCCGCCATCGTGGGTTCGGTCATCTATCGCATCGCCATCGCCCTGGCGCTGGGGCTGAAAATCGGCT is part of the Desulfovibrio ferrophilus genome and harbors:
- a CDS encoding ABC transporter permease gives rise to the protein MSLFALLGALEQGLVYGIMVLGVYLTFRILDFPDLTVDGSLPLGAAVSAVCITNGMHPVASLGMAMGAGFLAGAMTGILNTKLKILHLLASILTMTALYSINIRVMSGPNVSLLGVDTVIDPLINAGLPGYWASPVLFGGFVIAVVMGLIWFLYTEIGQTMLATGDNLQMITSQGVDTHKVIIFGVGLSNALVALSGALIAQNQGAADVNMGVGTIVAGLASVIVGETVFGAGSVPRAIVAAIVGSVIYRIAIALALGLKIGSFAFTPSDLNMITALLVVAALTGPKLKARLKRC
- a CDS encoding ABC transporter substrate-binding protein, with the translated sequence MKRLSILIAVLLMSLMCTAAWAKTYTISVNQFVEHPALDAVLKGLQDSLKEQGLEVKYNVHIAQANMATANQIAQSIAGENPDMVVAIATPCAQACAQIVKKAPHMAKVPLLFSAVTDPKGAGLVKDLNHPGGNITGVSDMTPVDKHLAMIMETVPGLKSLGVVYNSGEANSKTLVNMLREACKAKGVSLEETTASKTSDVYQATKSLVGRTQAVYVPTDNTVVSALESMVKVCEQNHLPLFAADVDSVPRGAVAALGFDYYLHGKQTGAMAGRIFGGASAATTPVEFQEGMSLHLNLKAAKAQGLVIPEAVMAKADKIVE